The following are encoded together in the Daucus carota subsp. sativus chromosome 5, DH1 v3.0, whole genome shotgun sequence genome:
- the LOC108222997 gene encoding uncharacterized protein LOC108222997, producing MDKFVTRSRAPVEEQEVELGNLPADPGLRIPISDYHPNLKDKVRRAYLQKGACQPSHNFKKRKIENLLRRFNLNWFNEYKLWLEYSVEKEAAFCLYCYLFKSDNKQSGDAFVKEGFDAWNKKERLDLHVGGPNSGHNQARRKCEDLMKQNQHIDVTLNRHSEQIKNEYRIRLGASVDCLRFLLRQGIALRGHDESDGSINQGNFLEILKFLAAHNKEIDGVVGKNAPGNLKISSPDIQHDIVNASAVETLNYIIHDLGDDLFAILIDESRDISVKEQMIVILRYVDKRGHVIERFIGIAHVPNTNAASLKVCIDSLFAKHGLSISRIRGQGYDGASNMRGEFNGLKSLIMRENESAHYIHCFAHQLQLTLVAIAKNNVHVGSLFNMIANLVNVVGASCKRRDILRDRQAIHIYEALAIGELASGHGLNQETTLKRAGDTRWGSHYGTLLSLINMFESVIDVLDTIVDDGPSSEQRAEASALLEFVQSFDFVYSLHLMKNVLGITNELSISLQRKDQDIVNAMKLVKLSKLRIQMLRDDGWDDLLAEVSMFCEKFNIICPNMEDNFQMKGRSRRKVHQVTNIHYYKVEFFYGVLDMQLQELNTRFNESNMELLLCMSCLSPNDAFAAFDKKKLIRLAQFYPNDFSSVELMMLGNQLGTYIFDMRSDNEFLILNGIAVLAEKLVQTKKDMVYPLIYLLIKLALILPVSTASVERAFSAMKIVKSRLRNRMGDQLLNDSLVTYIEKAVFDGVLNESIIQRFQHMKNRRGQL from the coding sequence ATGGATAAGTTTGTAACAAGAAGCAGAGCTCCCGTTGAAGAACAAGAAGTTGAATTGGGCAACCTTCCTGCAGATCCCGGGTTGCGAATTCCAATTTCAGATTATCATCCCAATCTCAAAGATAAGGTAAGAAGAGCTTATTTACAGAAAGGAGCATGTCAACCATCTCATAATTTTAAGAAACGTAAAATTGAGAATTTGTTACGACGTTTCAATCTTAATTGGTTCAATGAATATAAATTGTGGTTGGAGTATAGTGTAGAAAAAGAAGCTGCGTTTTGCCTGTATTGTTATCTTTTTAAGTCTGATAATAAACAAAGTGGGGATGCTTTTGTTAAAGAGGGTTTTGATGCTTGGAACAAAAAAGAGAGATTAGATTTGCACGTAGGAGGTCCTAACAGTGGACATAATCAAGCCCGGAGAAAATGTGAAGATTTgatgaaacaaaatcagcataTAGATGTGACATTAAATAGGCATTCAGAGcagattaaaaatgaatatcgAATTCGTTTGGGTGCTTCAGTTGATTGTCTCCGTTTTCTTTTAAGACAAGGTATTGCTTTACGTGGTCATGATGAATCTGATGGATCAATAAATCAAggaaattttcttgaaatattaaaatttctgGCTGCACATAATAAGGAAATTGATGGAGTTGTTGGGAAAAATGCTCCTGGCAATCTTAAGATATCGTCTCCAGACATTCAACATGACATTGTCAATGCTTCTGCGGTAGAAACtcttaattatattattcatgATTTAGGAGATGATTTGTTTGCTATTTTGATTGATGAATCACGTGATATATCAGTGAAAGAACAAATGATTGTTATCTTGAGGTATGTTGATAAAAGAGGTCATGTAATTGAGAGATTTATTGGTATTGCACATGTTCCCAATACAAATGCTGCGTCACTTAAAGTATGCATTGATTCATTGTTTGCCAAGCATGGATTGAGTATATCCAGGATAAGGGGACAAGGCTACGATGGGGCGAGTAACATGAGGGGGGAGTTTAATGGCTTAAAAAGTTTAATTATGAGAGAAAATGAATCAGCTCATTACATCCATTGTTTTGCTCACCAACTCCAACTCACATTAGTTGCTATTGCTAAAAATAATGTTCATGTTGGGAGCCTCTTTAACATGATTGCAAATTTAGTGAATGTTGTTGGAGCTTCTTGTAAGCGTCGAGATATACTTCGAGATCGTCAAGCTATTCATATATATGAAGCATTAGCAATTGGAGAACTTGCAAGTGGACATGGATTAAATCAGGAAACAACTCTGAAAAGAGCCGGAGATACACGATGGGGCTCACATTATGGTACACTTCTATCTCTTATTAATATGTTTGAATCTGTTATTGATGTTCTTGATACTATTGTTGATGATGGCCCGAGTTCTGAACAAAGAGCTGAAGCCTCTGCTTTGTTGGAGTTTGTACaatcttttgattttgtttatagTTTGCACTTAATGAAGAATGTTTTGGGCATTACAAATGAATTATCGATTTCGTTGCAAAGAAAAGACCAGGATATTGTGAATGCAATGAAATTAGTGAAATTATCAAAGTTAAGGATACAAATGCTAAGGGATGATGGCTGGGATGATTTATTAGCAGAAGTTTCTATGTTCTGTGAGAAATTTAATATCATTTGCCCAAACATGGAAGATAATTTTCAAATGAAAGGACGTTCTCGACGTAAAGTGCACCAGGTTACAAATATACATTATTATAAGGTGGAATTCTTTTATGGTGTTTTGGATATGCAACTTCAAGAGCTCAACACTCGTTTTAATGAATCTAACATGGAACTACTGCTTTGTATGTCCTGTTTGAGTCCAAATGATGCATTTGCTGCTTTTGacaagaaaaaattaattcggCTGGCTCAATTTTATCCAAACGACTTCTCCTCAGTAGAGCTTATGATGTTGGGAAACCAGTTGGGtacttatatttttgatatgcgGTCTGAcaatgaatttttaattttaaatgggATCGCTGTTCTTGCAGAAAAGTTAGTTCAAACAAAGAAGGACATGGTATATCCTTTGATCTACTTACTTATAAAATTGGCACTGATATTACCAGTTTCTACTGCAAGTGTTGAAAGAGCATTCTCTGCAATGAAGATTGTGAAAAGTAGGCTAAGGAATCGGATGGGAGATCAGCTGCTGAATGATAGTCTCGTTACATATATTGAAAAAGCAGTGTTCGATGGTGTGCTAAATGAATCAATTATCCAGCGGTTTCAGCATATGAAAAATCGTCGAGGACAACTATGA
- the LOC108221823 gene encoding serpin-Z10-like, producing MEQSLRKRQRKSSNPMKFTPIYDVEKIIRNQTDVVLALAKHILPKGSNSNVVFSPISVQLVLGLIAAGSEGHALNQLLSFLKVDSTQELNALASHVVQNVFEGPASLSLANGVADSVYKAVPHVVDFRNQEKIRFGKLGFGEFTEVTEYGDGFGWIAMSILMNGKNIHEIRLDFSLSLPTISQASEATNNVNSWIQNKTNGLVKNTVPPDQFDEQSKIVFANAIYFKGSWAVPFSDWMTDTFDFHLLNDEKVQVSFMSYYMQQAFINVCDRFKVLKLPYATCQISMYILLPDAKDALAPLVDKLATGTGFLEHLDIPDLSEVRGKYRVPKFKVSFGFDATEALKEFGLREPFIPGGLNTMMDSERNELLYVSNILQKSSIQIDEEGTEASPCTSIAMPPPEVPPLSIDFVADHPFLFIIREDSTGVVLFVGQVLNPLAI from the exons ATGGAGCAGTCTTTAAGGAAGAGGCAAAGAAAATCAAGTAATCCAATGAAATTCACACCAATTTACGATGTAGAGAAGATCATCAGGAACCAAACAGATGTTGTACTGGCCCTCGCAAAACACATCCTGCCAAAGGGCAGCAATTCTAACGTTGTATTTTCTCCCATTTCGGTGCAACTCGTACTTGGTTTAATTGCGGCTGGTTCTGAAGGGCACGCATTAAACCAGCTTTTGTCCTTCCTCAAAGTTGACAGCACGCAGGAGCTTAATGCACTTGCATCTCACGTTGTTCAGAATGTTTTTGAGGGGCCGGCTAGCTTGTCATTAGCCAATGGG GTGGCGGATTCGGTGTATAAGGCTGTGCCTCATGTTGTTGATTTTCGGAACCAG GAGAAAATTAGATTTGGAAAGTTAGGTTTTGGAGAGTTCACAGAAGTGACTGAGTATGGGGATGGTTTTGGATGGATTGCCATGTCAATCCTCATGAATG GAAAAAATATTCATGAAATCAGGCTGGATTTCTCTTTGTCTTTGCCAACTATATCGCAA GCAAGCGAGGCGACCAATAATGTGAACTCCTGGATCCAGAACAAAACGAATGGCCTTGTTAAGAACACTGTTCCTCCTGATCAATTCGACGAGCAAAGTAAGATTGTGTTTGCCAATGCAATCTATTTCAAAGGATCATGGGCTGTTCCTTTCAGTGACTGGATGACAGACACTTTTGACTTCCACCTGCTGAATGATGAGAAGGTTCAAGTTTCCTTCATGTCCTACTACATGCAGCAGGCATTCATTAACGTCTGTGACAGGTTTAAGGTTTTAAAACTTCCCTACGCTACATGCCAGATATCCATGTACATCCTTCTTCCAGATGCTAAAGATGCGCTAGCACCATTGGTCGATAAACTTGCCACTGGGACAGGATTCCTTGAGCACCTGGACATTCCAGACCTCTCTGAGGTACGTGGCAAGTACCGGGTTCCCAAATTTAAAGTGTCATTTGGATTCGATGCAACTGAGGCTTTAAAGGAATTTGGATTGAGGGAACCTTTTATTCCGGGTGGACTCAATACTATGATGGACTCTGAGAGGAATGAGCTGCTATATGTTTCAAACATACTTCAGAAATCATCCATTCAGATTGATGAAGAAGGCACAGAAGCTTCCCCTTGTACCAGTATTGCAATGCCTCCACCCGAAGTTCCTCCTCTTTCCATTGACTTTGTTGCGGACCACCCTTTTCTCTTTATCATCCGAGAAGACAGTACTGGAGTTGTGCTGTTTGTTGGACAAGTTCTTAATCCTCTAGCCATCTGA
- the LOC108221979 gene encoding serpin-ZX, with the protein MSMAQQEQVDVSLTLSKHILLNYGKDSNLVFSPISIQVILGLVAAGSSGQTLDQLLSFLKARTIDELNYLYSSIVDRVFAKDSSSSGPCLSLANGVWLQKSLTLKPSFKEVVETVYKAACGQVDFQSKEEEARNVVNSWAEKETKGLIKELFPAGSFDSLTRLVFANTLYFKGAWSCEFDASKTKHFDFHLLNGDRVQVPFMSRNEERYISRFDGFKVLKLPYGNGGIQSSDKHSFSMYIYLPDANDGLPALIEKVGSESGFLDKYIPWMAANGGNFWIPKFKFEYAIEASDALQSLGLVLPFKPQDGCTEMVYDPRPLHVSKIFQKSFIEVDERGTEAAVATGPVFQLCCLFKVDFVADHPFLFVIRENNSGIVQFIGQVLNPSIT; encoded by the exons ATGTCAATGGCTCAACAAGAACAAGTTGATGTTTCACTGACCCTGTCAAAGCACATTCTTTTAAACTATGGCAAAGATTCAAACCTCGTCTTCTCTCCAATTTCCATACAAGTTATTCTTGGCTTGGTTGCAGCTGGTTCGAGCGGCCAAACCCTTGATCAACTTCTCTCTTTTCTTAAAGCCAGAACTATAGATGAGCTTAACTATCTTTATTCAAGTATCGTCGATCGGGTTTTCGCCAAAGATTCCTCCTCCAGTGGTCCTTGTTTGTCCTTAGCCAATGGTGTTTGGCTTCAGAAGTCACTCACTCTCAAGCCTTCTTTCAAAGAGGTTGTTGAAACTGTGTACAAAGCGGCATGTGGTCAGGTTGATTTTCAAAGCAAG GAGGAAGAGGCGAGAAATGTAGTGAATTCCTGGGCTGAAAAGGAGACCAAGGGCCTTATCAAAGAGCTATTTCCTGCTGGATCATTTGATAGCTTAACTAGGCTTGTTTTTGCCAACACCCTCTACTTCAAAGGAGCATGGAGTTGCGAGTTTGATGCATCCAAAACAAAACACTTTGATTTTCACCTCCTTAACGGTGACAGGGTTCAGGTTCCTTTTATGTCCAGGAATGAGGAGCGATATATCAGTAGATTTGATGGATTCAAAGTGTTGAAGCTTCCTTATGGTAATGGTGGGATCCAAAGCTCGGACAAGCATTCCTTTTCCATGTACATATATCTCCCAGATGCGAATGATGGGCTGCCAGCACTGATAGAGAAAGTTGGGTCAGAATCTGGATTCCTCGACAAATATATTCCATGGATGGCAGCCAATGGTGGGAACTTCTGGattccaaaatttaaatttgaatatgcAATTGAAGCATCAGATGCTTTACAGAGTCTTGGGCTGGTCTTGCCCTTTAAGCCACAAGATGGTTGCACCGAGATGGTGTATGATCCTAGGCCTCTCCATGTCTCAAAGATATTCCAGAAATCCTTCATTGAAGTTGATGAAAGAGGCACCGAAGCTGCTGTTGCAACTGGTCCTGTTTTTCAGTTATGTTGTTTATTTAAGGTTGACTTCGTTGCAGATCACCCATTCTTGTTCGTCATCAGAGAGAATAATTCTGGAATTGTGCAGTTTATTGGACAAGTGCTAAATCCCTCAATTACTTGA
- the LOC108221824 gene encoding serpin-ZX-like — MEQSFRKRQRKSSNPTKFTPIYDVEKIIRNQTDVALVLAKHILRKGSHSNVVFSPISVQLVLALIAAGSEGHTLNYQLLSFLKVDSTQELNALASHVVQNVFEGPASLSLANGVWTDRSVSFKPFFREVADSVYKAVSHVVDFRNRASEATSNVNSWIERETNGLVKGTVPPHKFDEKSKIVFANAIYFKASWAVPFSDWMTDTFDFHLLNDEKVQVSFMSYYMKQAFINVCDGFKVLKLPYHTCQLISMYILLPDAKDGLPSLVDKLATGTGFLEHLDIPDLSEVRGKYRVPKFKVSFGFDATEALKEFGLREPFIPGGLNTMMDSERNELLYVSNILQKSSIQIDEEGTEASPCTSIAMPPPEVPPLSIDFVADHPFLFIIREDSTGVVLFVGQVLNPLAI; from the exons ATGGAGCAGTCTTTTAGGAAGAGGCAAAGAAAATCAAGTAATCCAACAAAATTCACACCAATTTACGATGTAGAGAAGATCATCAGGAACCAAACAGATGTTGCACTGGTCCTCGCAAAGCACATCCTGCGAAAGGGCAGCCATTCTAACGTTGTATTTTCTCCCATTTCGGTGCAACTTGTACTTGCTTTAATTGCGGCTGGTTCGGAAGGGCACACATTAAATTACCAGCTTTTGTCCTTCCTCAAAGTTGACAGCACGCAGGAGCTTAATGCACTTGCATCTCACGTTGTTCAGAATGTTTTTGAGGGGCCGGCTAGCTTGTCATTAGCCAATGGGGTCTGGACTGATAGATCTGTGTCATTTAAGCCTTTTTTTCGAGAGGTGGCGGATTCGGTGTACAAGGCTGTGTCTCATGTTGTTGATTTTCGGAACCGG GCAAGCGAGGCGACCAGTAATGTGAACTCGTGGATCGAGAGGGAAACGAATGGCCTTGTTAAGGGCACGGTTCCTCCTCATAAATTCGATGAGAAAAGTAAGATTGTGTTTGCTAACGCAATCTATTTCAAAGCATCATGGGCTGTTCCTTTCAGTGACTGGATGACAGACACTTTCGACTTCCACCTGCTGAATGACGAGAAGGTTCAAGTTTCCTTCATGTCCTACTACATGAAGCAAGCATTCATTAATGTCTGTGATGGGTTCAAGGTTTTAAAACTTCCCTACCATACATGCCAGCTGATATCCATGTACATCCTTCTTCCAGATGCTAAAGACGGCCTGCCATCGTTGGTCGATAAACTTGCCACTGGGACAGGATTCCTTGAGCACCTGGACATTCCAGACCTCTCTGAGGTACGTGGCAAATACCGGGTTCCCAAATTTAAAGTGTCATTTGGATTCGATGCAACTGAGGCTTTGAAGGAATTTGGATTGAGGGAACCTTTTATTCCGGGTGGACTTAATACTATGATGGACTCTGAGAGGAATGAGCTGCTATATGTTTCAAACATACTTCAGAAATCATCCATTCAGATTGATGAAGAAGGCACAGAAGCTTCCCCTTGTACCAGTATTGCAATGCCTCCACCCGAAGTTCCTCCTCTTTCCATTGACTTTGTTGCGGACCACCCTTTTCTCTTTATCATCCGAGAAGACAGTACTGGAGTTGTGCTGTTTGTTGGACAAGTTCTTAATCCTCTAGCCATCTGA
- the LOC108222999 gene encoding serpin-ZX — MDLRQSIKNQTDVSLTLAKHILLNNNNSHSNTVFSPLSVHVVLGLITAGSSAQTQKQLLSFLKAGSSDDLNSLSGQLVDLVFADGSGSGGPCVSFANGVWIDESLALKPLFKQVVEGVYKAASLHVDFQTKATEVTNSVNSWAEKKTNGLIKEILPSGSVDSSTRLVFANALYFKGAWTDKFDASTTKEDEFHLLDGSSIQVPFMTSKKKQLISAFDGFKVLGLPYKQGGDKRQFSMYFFLPDAKDGLPKLVEEVGSVAGFLERHIPYQKVEVGDFRIPKFKISFGFEASEVLKELGLVLPFSGDGLTEMVDSPMGQKLYVSSIFHKSFIEVNEEGTEAAAASAGVIKLRSLQMFDKIDFVADRPFLFLIREDMTGVVQFIGQVHNPLAT, encoded by the exons ATGGACTTAAGACAATCAATCAAGAACCAAACTGATGTCTCCCTCACACTTGCAAAACACATACTACTAAACAACAATAACAGCCACTCAAACACTGTCTTCTCCCCTCTTTCTGTTCATGTAGTTCTTGGTCTGATCACAGCTGGATCATCTGCACAGACCCAAAAGCAGCTTCTGTCTTTTCTTAAAGCTGGGTCAAGTGATGATCTTAATTCTTTGTCTGGGCAGTTGGTTGATCTTGTGTTTGCTGATGGGTCTGGGTCTGGTGGGCCTTGTGTGAGTTTTGCTAATGGGGTCTGGATTGATGAGTCTCTTGCTCTTAAGCCCTTGTTTAAACAGGTGGTGGAAGGGGTGTATAAGGCTGCTTCTCTTCATGTTGATTTTCAGACCAAG GCTACTGAAGTGACCAATTCAGTGAACTCGTGGGCTGAAAAGAAGACCAATGGCCTTATCAAAGAGATTCTTCCTTCTGGATCAGTTGACAGCTCAACTAGGCTTGTTTTTGCCAACGCCCTCTATTTTAAAGGAGCATGGACTGACAAGTTTGATGCATCCACTACTAAAGAGGATGAGTTTCACCTCCTCGATGGTAGCTCAATTCAAGTTCCCTTCATGACCAGCAAGAAAAAGCAATTGATCAGCGCATTTGATGGTTTCAAAGTGTTGGGGCTTCCTTATAAACAAGGAGGTGACAAACGCCAATTTTCCATGTACTTCTTTCTTCCAGATGCAAAAGATGGGTTGCCGAAATTAGTGGAGGAAGTTGGTTCAGTAGCTGGATTCCTCGAGCGCCATATTCCATACCAGAAAGTAGAAGTTGGCGACTTCCGCATTCCCAAATTCAAAATCTCATTTGGCTTCGAAGCATCGGAAGTCTTAAAGGAACTAGGGCTGGTTTTGCCCTTCTCCGGTGACGGTCTTACCGAGATGGTGGATTCTCCTATGGGTCAAAAGCTGTATGTTTCAAGCATATTCCACAAATCCTTCATCGAAGTCAACGAAGAAGGCACAGAAGCTGCTGCTGCATCAGCTGGTGTCATAAAACTGAGGTCTTTACAAATGTTCGATAAGATCGACTTTGTTGCAGACCGCCCATTTCTCTTCCTTATCAGAGAAGACATGACCGGAGTTGTGCAGTTCATCGGACAAGTCCATAATCCTCTCGCTACCTAG
- the LOC108222379 gene encoding serpin-ZX, translated as MSMAQQEQVDVSLTLSKHILLNYGKDSNLVFSPISIQVILGLVAAGSSGQTLDQLLSFLKARTIDELNYLYSSIVDRVFAKDSSSSGPCLSLANGVWLQKSLTLKPSFKEVVETVYKAACGQVDFQSKEEEARNVVNSWAEKETKGLIKELFPAGSFDSLTRLVFANTLYFKGAWSCEFDASKTKHFDFHLLNGDRVQVPFMSRNEERYISKFDGFKVLKLPYGNGGIQSSDKHSFSMYIYLPDANDGLPALIEKVGSESGFLDKYIPWMAANGGNFWIPKFKFEYAIEASAALQSLGLVLPFKPRVGCTEMVYDPRPLHVSKIFQKSFIEVDERGTEAAVATGSGFRRLCYYVVDFVADHPFLFVIRENNTGIVQFIGQVLNPSIST; from the exons ATGTCAATGGCTCAACAAGAACAAGTTGATGTTTCACTGACCCTGTCAAAGCACATTCTTTTAAACTATGGCAAAGATTCAAACCTCGTCTTCTCTCCAATTTCCATACAAGTTATTCTTGGCTTGGTTGCAGCTGGTTCGAGCGGCCAAACCCTTGATCAACTTCTCTCTTTTCTTAAAGCCAGAACTATAGATGAGCTTAACTATCTTTATTCAAGTATCGTCGATCGGGTTTTCGCCAAAGATTCCTCCTCCAGTGGTCCTTGTTTGTCCTTAGCCAATGGTGTTTGGCTTCAGAAGTCACTCACTCTCAAGCCTTCTTTCAAAGAGGTTGTTGAAACTGTGTACAAAGCGGCATGTGGTCAGGTTGATTTTCAAAGCAAG GAGGAAGAGGCGAGAAATGTAGTGAATTCCTGGGCTGAAAAGGAGACCAAGGGCCTTATCAAAGAGCTATTTCCTGCTGGATCATTTGATAGCTTAACTAGGCTTGTTTTTGCCAACACCCTCTACTTCAAAGGAGCATGGAGTTGCGAGTTTGATGCATCCAAAACAAAACACTTTGATTTTCACCTCCTTAACGGTGACAGGGTTCAGGTTCCTTTTATGTCCAGGAATGAGGAGCGATATATCAGTAAATTCGATGGATTCAAAGTGTTGAAGCTTCCTTATGGTAATGGTGGGATCCAAAGTTCGGACAAGCATTCCTTTTCCATGTACATATATCTCCCAGATGCGAATGATGGGCTGCCAGCACTGATAGAGAAAGTTGGGTCAGAATCTGGATTCCTCGACAAATATATTCCATGGATGGCAGCCAATGGTGGGAACTTCTGGattccaaaatttaaatttgaatatgcAATTGAAGCGTCAGCGGCTTTACAGAGTCTTGGGCTGGTCTTGCCCTTTAAACCACGAGTTGGTTGCACCGAGATGGTGTATGATCCTAGGCCTCTCCATGTCTCAAAGATATTCCAGAAATCCTTCATTGAAGTTGATGAAAGAGGCACCGAAGCTGCGGTTGCAACTGGTTCTGGTTTCAGGAGGTTATGTTATTATGTTGTTGACTTTGTTGCAGACCACCCATTCTTGTTCGTCATCAGAGAGAATAATACTGGAATTGTGCAGTTTATTGGACAAGTGCTAAATCCCTCAATTAGTACTTGA
- the LOC108221980 gene encoding serpin-ZX has translation MAQQEQVDVSLNLSKHILLNYGKDSNLVFSPISIQVILGLVAAGSSGQTLDQLLSFLNARTIDELNYLYSSIVDRVFAKDSSSSGPCLSLANGVWLQKSLTLKPSFKEVVETVYKAACRQVDFESKEEDARNVVNSWAEKETKGLIKEILPSGSVDSSTKLVFANALYFKGAWSCEFDASRTKDNEFHLLDGSSIQVPFMTSNKKKQLIRVFNGFKVLGLPYKQGDKRQFSMYIFLPDAKDGLPRLVEKFGSVPGFLERHIPYQEVEVGAFHVPKFKFSFEFEASDVLKELGLVLPFTRNDGLTEMADSPVGPKLCVSRIFHKSFIEVDEQGTEAAAASVSKVRLCLIAYIDFVADHPFLFVIRENNTGSVQFIGQVLNPT, from the exons ATGGCTCAACAAGAACAAGTTGATGTTTCACTAAACCTGTCAAAGCACATTCTTTTAAACTATGGCAAAGATTCAAACCTTGTCTTCTCTCCAATTTCCATACAAGTTATTCTTGGCTTGGTTGCAGCTGGTTCGAGTGGCCAAACCCTTGATCAACTTCTCTCTTTTCTTAATGCCAGAACTATAGATGAGCTTAACTATCTTTATTCAAGTATCGTCGATCGGGTTTTCGCCAAAGATTCCTCCTCCAGTGGTCCTTGTTTGTCCTTAGCCAATGGTGTTTGGCTTCAGAAGTCACTCACTCTCAAGCCTTCTTTCAAAGAGGTTGTTGAAACTGTGTACAAAGCCGCATGTCGTCAGGTTGATTTTGAAAGCAAG GAGGAAGACGCAAGAAATGTAGTGAATTCCTGGGCCGAAAAGGAGACTAAGGGCCTTATCAAAGAGATTCTTCCTTCAGGATCAGTTGACAGCTCAACTAAGCTTGTTTTTGCCAACGCCCTCTATTTTAAAGGAGCATGGAGTTGCGAGTTTGATGCATCCAGGACAAAAGACAATGAGTTCCACCTCCTCGATGGCAGCTCAATTCAGGTCCCCTTCATGACcagcaacaagaaaaagcaattGATCAGGGTTTTCAACGGTTTCAAAGTGTTGGGGCTTCCTTATAAACAAGGTGACAAACGCCAATTTTCAATGTACATCTTTCTTCCGGATGCAAAAGATGGGTTGCCCAGATTAGTAGAGAAATTTGGTTCCGTACCTGGATTCCTGGAGCGCCATATTCCATATCAGGAAGTAGAAGTTGGCGCCTTCCACGTTCCAAAATTTAAGTTCTCATTTGAGTTTGAAGCATCTGATGTTTTAAAGGAACTAGGCCTGGTCTTGCCCTTTACCAGGAATGATGGCCTTACCGAGATGGCGGATTCTCCTGTGGGTCCAAAGCTCTGTGTTTCTCGCATATTTCATAAATCCTTCATTGAAGTTGATGAACAAGGCACTGAAGCTGCTGCTGCATCTGTTTCTAAAGTTCGATTATGTCTAATAGCTTATATTGACTTTGTCGCAGACCACCCATTCTTGTTCGTCATCAGAGAAAACAATACCGGAAGTGTGCAATTTATTGGACAGGTGCTTAATCCTACTTGA